The Rhodococcus antarcticus DNA segment CCTCCCCCCTCGCGGTCGACTCCATCCAGGTCTCGGTGGCGCCCGGCACCGGCAGCACCTTCGGCACGGCCGCGGCCGTCGGTGGCGGTGGCGATCCGTTCACCAGCACCGTCGCCCGCGCCGATCGCTACCTCCAAGACCTGGTGGGTGGGCAGCTGACCCCCTACGTCGGGGTCTTGGCCGTCGGGCTCTCACTGCTGCTCGGGGCCGGTCACGCCGTGCTGCCCGGACACGGCAAGACCGTGATGGCCGCCTACCTCGCCGGCAAGCGCGGCTCGCGCCGCGACGCACTCACCGTCGGTGCCACCGTCACCCTCACCCACACCCTCGGGGTCATCGTCATCGGCGTCGCGTTCACCGCCGGCGCGGCGTTCGCGGGGGAGCAGGCGCTGCGCTGGCTGGGGATCGTCAGCGGTGTCCTCGTGGCCGTCATCGGGGTGGGCCTGCTGCGGTCGGCGATCGTCAGCCGACGGGAGCGGGCCGAAGCCGTCCTGGACGAGCTCACGCTCGTCGGGGCCGGCCCCCAGCAGACCACCGGCCACGGTCACGGCCATGGGCACGGGCACGGGCACGGCCAGGCAGCGGACGTGGGGTACTCGCGGCGGGGTCTCATCGGCATGGGCGTTGCCGGCGGCCTCGTGCCCAGCCCGTCCGCCACCATCGTCCTGGTGGCCTCGCTCGGACTGGGCCGCACCGTGTTCGGGCTGGTCCTCGTCGTGGCCTACGGGGTGGGCATGGCCGCCACCCTCACCGCGGTGGGCCTGCTGCTCGTGCGCGTGCGGCACCGTCTCGACTCCGCCGCGAGCAGCGAACGGTTGGTCGCCCGTCTAGGGCGGCGGGTGCAGTCCCTCACGGCGGTGCTGCCCATCGGCACGGCGGTGCTCGTCCTGCTCGTCGGAGTCGGCCTCGCCGTCCGCGGCCTGCTCACCCCCTACTGACCGTGGGGTGATCGTGGGCACGTTTCTCGGCTCGTCCGTCATCCGCCGTCCGTCATCCGACGGCGTGGGCCGTGGGGCTGGCCAGGCATCACGCCCGCAGGCTCGTCCCGTGAGGGATCGTCGACCTCCACCACCTGCGACGATGGGATGGTGACCTCGGCCCAGCCCGATCTCCGCGGGCTGCTGCGGCGTCCTGCCTACCGGCGGTTGTGGGTGGCCCGGACGGTGTCGCAGGTCGGTGACGTCGCCCAGTTCACGACGCTGGCGTTGCTGCTGATCTCGGTGACCGGCTCGGGGCTGGGTGTGTCGGGGGCGGTGCTCGCCGAGATCGTCCCGGTGCTGGCGCTGGCACCCCTGGCGGGCAGCCTGGTCGACCGCCTGCCCCGGGTGCAGGTCATGGTCGGTGCTGACCTGGCCCGGGTGCTGCTCGCCGGGGTCCTGGTGGTGTGGCACGACAGCGCCCCGGTCGCCTACGCGGTGGCGTTCGGGCTGTCGTGCGGGCAGGTGTTCTTCTCCCCCGCCGCGCAGTCCCTGCTGCCCTCGGTCGTCGAGGACGGTGAGCTCGTCGTCGCCAACAGCGGCATCTGGACCGCCGCGGTCACCGCCCAGGTCCTCGTCGCCCCCGTCGCGGCCCTGCTCGCCGTCCAGGTCGGGTTCGGGGTTGCCTTCGCCCTCAACGCCGCCAGCTTCGCGGTCTCCGCCCTGGTCCTGCGGGGACTGCACGAACCCGAACGCACCACCCCGGTGCAGGTGGTGAGCCCCTTCGCCCACGCCCGCGAGGGCCTCGCCGCCCTGGCCGCGCTACCGCTGCTGAAGGCACTGGCGGTCGGGCAGCTCCTGGCGGCGCTGTCCGCCGGCGCCACCAGCGCCCTGCTCGTCGTCCTCGCCCAGGACCGCCTCGGCGGTGCCAGCGGCTTCGGGGTGCTCGTCGCCGCGATCGGGGTCGGCGCCGCCATCGGACCCCTGCTGCTGCTGCGGCGCATCACCAACCCCCGCCGACCCCTGTTCGTGTTCGGGCCCTACGCCCTCCGCGGAGCCGTCGACCTGATCCTGGCCGTCGCCACCAACCTCCCCCTGGCCGCCACGGCACTGGTGTTGTACGGGCTGTCCACCTCCACCGGCACCGTCACCTTCGCCAGCCTCATCCAGTCCCGCGTCCCGGAGAACCTCCGCGGCCGGGCCTTCGCCGGGTTCGACATGCTCTGGCAGACCGGCCGCCTGCTCAGCCTCCTCGGCGGCGGACTCCTCGCCGACACCCTCGGCATCCGAGCCGTCTACCTCCTCGGCGGCCTCCTGCTCCTCACCGCAGCCGCCGTCGGCTCACGCGCAGCCCGCGCCACCACCGCACCCACCGAGGTCGAGGGCACGGCTGGCTCGTACGGCCGGGGTGACCGCGCGACGCACCCTTCCCAGGACGACCACCGCCCCGGGGGCCGGGGGAGATCGGCGAGCGGTACGAGTGGTCGTGCACCCGCGTCGCGCAGGTGCCGGTGGGGGCGGAGGACGTGACCGACCGGCAGGAAGACCTCAAACACCCTGTGCCGGATCCGATGTCGTCGGTGGTCGCCTCGTCCTGGTCCCGCGGGGGCGCAGCGCCCGCGATCGCCGCGTGGTGGGCCGGAGGCGGTGGCCGGGAGCTGGCGCGCTACGCAACCGTCGGCGTCGTCTGCACGATCGTCTACTCGGCGCTCTTCGTCGTGCTGCTCGGGTCGGGGCCACTGCTGGCGAACGTGGCTGCCTCCGTCGTCGCCACGGTCCTCGGGACCGAGCTGCACCGCAGGCTGACGTTCCGTACCGGTCCGCGGGTCGGCTGGGCCGCCGCGCAGTGGCAGAGCGCGGGGGTCGCGGCCCTGGGACTGGTCGTCACGACCGCAGTCCTTGCCGCCGTGGAGCTGCTCGTCCCCGGTTCGACCTGGTGGGAGGAGGTGCTCGTGGTCAACGCCACCACCGGGCTCATCGGCGTCGGCCGCTACGTGGTGCTTCGCCGATGGGTGTTCCGCGGCCCAGACCCCGGCGCACGTCAGGGCGGCTGAGGTGATGGGTCGTCAGGGAGTGTCATCGACGGTGCGGAACCAGGCGAGGACGGCGTTCCGGCGTCCGCCGGGTTCCCACGAGGGTGGGCAGGTCGCCGGCCTGCACCACGGGAGGCGGAAGGCCATCACGGTGTCGGGGGCCTCCCCGGTTGCATCCCCCACAGACCTTGCGGGTAGATGTACCCCGCCCCCCAGTACGGGGGGTACCCGTAGTACCCGTAGATGCTGGAGTGGTAGGGCCTGTCGTCGACGAGATCCGGGTCGTAGCCCGGCGCCCCCGCGACCCGGTCTCGCGACTGGTCGACGAAGACGTCGGATGTGGTGATCTTGGTGACGGCGTCGACCGGAATCAGGGTCGTCGTCTCGCCGAAGCCGAGGAACCCTCCGTGCTCGACCTGGAGGAACCGAACCTTCCCCTCCCGGTCGTCCACGAGGAGATCGGCCACCGTGCCGATGCCCTTCCCGTCCTTGTCCTTCACCGTGCGGTCGCGGACATCGTTCTCCGGTACGTCGACCGTCTTCCCGCGGTCGCCCAGGGTGTGAAGAGAGGCGTTGTCGCCGTTGCCTGTCATCGAAGATCCCTCTCTGTCAGCATGGGGTGATGCACCAACCGGTGCGTAATCACTGAACGAGGGTGGGGAGATGAGTCCCCTGCGATGACTGTTCTGACGACGATTGCGCGGTCGGGCACCCATGCTGGTGTCGTGAGCGATGACCACCCCAGCGGTGAGGTGCCGGAGCGGGCCCGGCGCAGGTCCTTCACCGCCGCCTACAAGCTGAGGGTGCTGGCGGAGTACGAGGCGGCCGAGCCCGGCCGCCGGGGTGAGGTGCTGCGCCGGGAGGGCCTGTACTCCTCGCACCTGGTGGAGTGGCGTCGGGCTCGTGATGCCGGTGCGCTGGCCGCTCTGGCGGCGACCCGGGGACGCCCGCCGGCTGATCCGGTCGAGCGGGAGAACACCCGGCTGCGGGAACGCAACGCCGCCCTCGAGGCCGAGCTGGACACCGCCCGGCGGGTGATCGAGGTGCAGGGAAAAGTCTCGGCTCTCTTGGACGATCTGTCCAAGAGAGCGCACGAGGCCTCCGCGGCACCCACGCAGCGAAGCTCCGGGCCGAGCTCACCGCCGCGGTCGAGCAGGTGAGCGACGAGGCGGTCCTCGAGCTGGCACCGGTGGTGGGCACGGTCGCGGCGTGCGCCGCGATCGGGCGGTCCCCGGGCCACGCACTACCGCCGCCACCGCCAGTCCCCGCCACCACCACGCCCGCCCCGGGTCCCACACCGCGACCGGGCGCAGCCGGGGGCGCTGAGCGCCGCCGAACGCGCCCAGGTGCTCGCGGTGCTGCACAGCGACCGGTTCGTCGACGCCGCCCCCGCGCAGGTGTGGGCGACGCTGCTCGACGAGGGCGTCTACCTGGCCAGCGAGTCGACGTTCTACCGGCTGCTGCGCGGGGTGCACGGCGACGTGCGCGAACGACGGTCCCAGGCCACCCACCCGGCCACGGTCAAACCCGAGCTGATCGCGACCAAGCCCAACGAGGTCTGGTCCTGGGACATCACCAAGCTGCACGGCCCCGCGAAGTGGACCTACTTCTACCTCTACGTGATCATCGACATCTACTCCCGCAAGACCGTCGGCTGGATGGTCGCCACCCGAGAGTCCGCGGCCCTGGCCGAGCAGCTACTCGCCACCACGATCGCCGCCGAGCACGTCGCGGCCGGTCAGCTGACGATCCACGCCGACCGCGGCGCCAGCATGGCCTCCAAACCCGTCGCCCTGCTGCTGGCCGACCTCGGGGTGATCAAGAGCCACAGCCGACCCCGGGTCAGCAACGACAATCCCTACAGCGAGTCGCAGTTCAAAACCCTCAAGTACTGCCCCAGCTTCCCCGGCACCTTCGCCACCCTCCAGGACGCCCGAACCTTCTGCGCCGAGTTCTTCCACGCCTACAACCACCACCACCGCCACGCCGGACTCGGCCTGCTCACCCCCGCCGTCGTCCACGACGGCCACGCCGAGACCGTCCGGGCCCAACGCGCCCTCGTCCTGACCGCCGCCCACACCCAACACCCCCACCGCTTCCGCCACCCACCCCAACCACCACGACTACCCGAACCAGCATGGATCAACCCACCCACCGCAACAGAGCCCATCACTCACAAATAGACAAGATCAACTGCCCCAAAGAGGTTGACAGGTTCCGGATCGTCTCCTCGAGCTCGTGAGTGCTGGACTGGACTGGACTGGACAGAGCGTCGTCGTGATTCAGCGGCGGTGTGGCGACTGCCTGCGGCCGCGGTCGACCTGGCCCACCTCGCCCACCCAGACCGGGACGGGTTCACGAGGCACCGTTGCGACCTGCGACACCGACTCGTGTTGGTGTGGTCGTCCGAGGGCGAGCATCACGCGGCAGGTGAGGGTGGCTGCGAGGGCCAGGACGATCCCTGATGCGGCGACGGTCAGTCCGGTCCATGTCCCCGGTGGCCTGGCCAGGGCGCTGGTCAGCGACCCGGTCGCGAGGATGGTGGTGGTGAGCAGGACCCAGAAGGTCCGGCGGGCCCTTGCTCGGGTGTGGTTCATGGTGCTCATCCGCCCATCCCGAGGTGGTCCTTGGTGGCGAGGAACTTCAGCAGGATGGTCAGGGTGATGATCACGACCAGGAACACGGTCAGCAGTGTCATGGCGACCGGGCGCCGCCGCCAGTAGCGCTCGCCGCTGCGGTCGACGAAGGGGATGACGACCAGCAGGCCGAAGAAGATGAGCTCGCCGTAGATGATGGCGGGCAGCCCGAAGAAGTTCTCCAGGCTGTAGAGCCACCAGAAGTTGAGGGGGGGTGTGGTGACCTCGATGCCCTGCACCGGGCGGGCTCCGAGACCGGGTGGGAACACCACGGCCAGGATCCCGATGAGGCCGAACAGGGCCAGGCCGAAGGAGCTGATGCGGCGCAGGTGGTGGGTGAACGGTTCGGTGGGCTCGGCGGCGGGGGCTTGATCCCCGCGGCCCTCGCTGGGCAGGGCCGGGTGCGGGGAGATCTTGTGCTTCTTGACCAGCAACATGTGCAGCGCGACCAGGACGAGGATCAGCCCGGGGATGAACACGACGTGGGCGGCGTAGAGCCGGATCAGGATGGGCACGTTGCCGGCGAAGGTCGGGGAGAACCAGAACCCGACCCCGCCGAGCAGCTTGCCGACCTCCAGGTTGTGCCCGAGCGCCTCGAACGACTCCTGGTCCCACTTGAGCACGGTGCCGGTGAAGATCGCCAGGGTCACCAGCCCGAACATGGCCACACCCACGAGCCAGTTGGCTTCGCGGGGCCGCTTGTAGGACCCGGTGAGGAACACCCGCAGCATGTGCAGCGCCGCGGTCACGTACATGGCCTGCGCAGCCCAGAAGTGGACCCCCCGCACGAAGCGACCACCCCACACCTGCGTCACCAGGTAGCGCACCGACTGGTTCGCGGCCTCGGGGACCGGGTTGTAGAACTGCACCAGGACGATTCCCGTGGCGATCAAGATGACCAGTGCCGCCGCGGTCACCCCACCCAGGCTCCAGGCCAGCTTGTTGGCGTGCTCGGGCACCGGGTACTCCAACGCCCTGATACCGAGGCGCTCATCGACCACGTCGAGGGCACGGCGGGTCCTGCTCACCCGCGGTGAGGCAGGTCGTTCCTCGACACGGGTCACGACCGGGGTCCTTCCGGAGAGGGGGAGGTGCGGGAGGTGCGGGAGGTGGGGGACGGGTCCGTGGCCGGGTCCGACCCGGTGTCCGGGGTACCGGCCAGCCCCCGCCGGAGCTCAGCCAGGTTCTCCGCCGGGCGGAACCACAGCGCGAGACCAACCCCCACCGCGAGCAGCACCAGCGACACCGCACCGAAGGTCCAGTCGGTACCGGTCAACGAACCCCGCCCCGGCAGCGGCTCACCCACCACGGTGGTCCCCGTCTCCTCCCCCGACGCCGGCTCCAGCTGCCCCACCGCCTCGGCGATCGAGAGCTGCAGGGTCTGCTGGGCCACCACGACCTCACCGGCGGTCAGCTCAGCCTGCGCCTGCCCCACCAGGGCAACGTCCACCCCGTCCTGGTCAGGGCCACCGAGGGCCTCCCCGATCTTGGCCTCGGCCGCGGCGACCCCCTTCGGGCCCGGGTCCTGCGCCAGGTGCCCCAACGCCTGCTGCACCAGGACGTACCCCTCCGGGGCACCATCCCCACCCCCGTGCGCCCACGCCGGACCAGTCGACACCACACCGACCAGCAACAGCCCCACCACCACCGTCCCCCACCGGCGCGACACCACCCACCACCCACGACACCGGGACGGGCTGAAGAACACCGGCCACGGGAACACGACCCCGAACCGTGCTGTGGCTGAACGTGCCTGCTGCATGACGACACCCTGTTCTCCACCGCTGCCCCTGATCCAGTGTCAAAGGTCCCCTCCAGGACAGGCCCGTTGGAGCGCGGCCACGAAGTGCCGAGCGCGACGTGCTGCGCCCGGGTCGTCACGGACTGTGGGTGCGGGCCTGCCGCGGAGAACCCGACGGCCCGGTTCCGCGGTCCGCTTCTAAGGTCTTCGGGTCCTGCTGGTGTGACCTTCGACCCTGTGTGGATGCGGCCGTAGCGGGGAGCGTGGGTGCTCTCGGTCGCGAACCCGCACGGTCGGGGTCGGAGGATCGGAGGCAGCATGGTGACCGTCTCGTCGAGCCCCGCGGCAGCGACGGCGCTGGGCGCCGAGGTGCGTGTCCCGGTGTTTCAGGCTTCGGGGGTGACCAAGTCCTACCAGCGCGGCGTCTGGCCGTTCCGGCGCACCCGGGAGGTGCTCGGTGGTGCCGACCTCAGCTTGTACGGCGGGGAGGTGGTGGGGTTGACCGGGGAGAACGGTTCCGGCAAGTCCACCCTGATGAAGATCTTGGTGGGTGCGCTGGGCGCGGACCAGGGCACGGTCACCCACACCGGCCGGCTCGGCTACTGCCCGCAGACCCCGCTCGTGTACGACCGGCTGACGTGCGAGGAGCACTTCGACCTGTTCGGTCATGCCTATGCCATGAGCCGCGACGCCACGGCACGGTCGCGGCGGGCGATCTACGACGAGCTGGGGTTCGCCCGCTACGCCCACGTCCGAGCTGACCAGCTCTCCGGTGGCACCCTGTCGAAGCTGAACCTCGGTCTGGCCCTGCTGGCAGATCCTGACCTCTTGCTGCTCGACGAGCCGTACGCCGGATTCGACTGGGACACCTACCAGAAGTTCTGGGGCCTGGTCGCTCGACGGCGCGAGGCTGGTCGCACCGTGTTGATCATCAGCCACTTCGTCGTCGACGAGGACCGCTTCGACCGGATCGTGGATGTTCGCGACGGGAAGATCGTGACCCGGTGACCACACTGGTGTTCACCCGCCGGTTCCTGGGCGACTACGTCCGCAACCCGGTCAACCTGCTCCTGCTCGTCGTCGTGCCGACCGTGTTCGTCGTCGTGGCCGGCGGCCGCCTCGCCGATTCCGCGAAGCTGCTCGGCGGTACCGGCGGACCTGCCGTGCAGACCGCGACCGCCGGCTGGGCCGCCGCGTTCCTGGCCGGCATCGCCATGTACTTCCAGACCGCCGCCACCCGCGACACCGACCGCAGGGTCGTGATCGCCGGCCTGCCCGCTGCTCGGCTGGTCCTGGCCCGGCTGATCACCGGCGGCTGCCTGGCTCTGCTCGCCGCCGCCACGGCTCTTCTCGCCCTCGCCCTCCGCACCGGCATCGGTGACCCGGTACGGGCGGTCGGGGGCACCGTGATGTTCGCCGTCGTCTACGTCGCGCTCGGCGCCGTGGTCGGATCCGTGGTCCCCAACCCCGTCAACGGCACCGTGGTCGTGCTGTTCGTGTGGATCGCCGACGTGTTCTTCGGCCCAGTGATGAGTGCACCCGATCGGATCGCCACCCGTGGGCTACCCGGGCACTACCTCACCTTGTGGATGGTCGGGGAGCCCTCCGGGCACGGCGGTCCCCTGGGAGACCTCGGCTGGGCGGTGACCGCGACCGTGGTGGCGGTGGGCGCCGCCTGGGCGCTGGCCGCGGCCCGCACCCGCACCGTCCACCGCAGCAGGCGCGCCCGTCCTGGCTCGTTCCTCGACCAGACCGCCGCCGCGACGCGGGCCGCGTGGCGCGACGCCGGCCGCAACCCCGCCCTGGGGGTGCTGCTGGTCGTGGTGCCGGTGGTGTTCATCCTCGCCGCCTACGCCGTCACCCCCGACGTGCCCGTCACGTTCATCCTCGCCGAGCAGGGCCGCAGCACCTTCCACACCTTCGCCATGCCCGAGGTGCACGGCGCCACCATGGCGCCCATCGCGATCGCATCGCTGGCCGCGCTCGTAGGCCTGTTCACCGTGCTCGACAGCCACGACGGTGACCGCCGCGCCGCCCTCGGGGGCCTGCGCCCCACCGCGCTGCTCAGCGCGCGACTGGGTGTTCTGGCCTTCTTCGCCCTCGGCGCCACCGCTGTCTCGCTCGCGGCCACGGCGGTGGTCTTCGACGCCGCCGGTTGGCCGGTCTACGCCGCGGCCAACCTCCTCATCGCCCTCACCTACGGCCTGGTGGGCGCCCTGCTCGCCCCGATCTTCGGGCGGGTCGGTGGGGTGTTCGTCGCCTTCCTGCTGCCCTTCCTGGACATCGGCATCGTGCAGAGCCCGCTGCTCAACCCCGAGCCCACCACCCTGTCGACGTTGCTCCCCGGGTACGGGGGCTTCCGCGTCCTGCTCGCCGGCGCACTGACCCGGGGGTTCGACCAGCCGGTGCCACTGCTGATCGGCCTGGGCTGGCTGACCGCACTCACCCTCGCCGTCACCCTGACCTACCGGCGCGCCACCCGCCCCGCCGGGGTCCCACCGGTCGGCTCCGCCCGCACCCAGGACCGGCCGCGCGAGGCTCCGCAACGGGGATCCGACGTTGGAGCGGCCACGAACGACGTGCGCAGATCCCACGCCGGCACAGTGGGCGCGTCTCGGCGCCCGGCGCCACGCACCCGGCCACGACCGCCGCGCACGTCCCGGTAGAGAGCCCTGCCGGTAGCCAGACCCGTCTGCGACCTCGGTCGCCGTCGCGACCGCCGGCCACCGTGCCAGGGCGATGAGGTCCGGGCGGGCAGGACGTGTCGCGCTGTCCTCTGGTTCTCCCTGCACCTGTGCGCACGAGTGCAACGGCGCGGGGTCAGGGTCGTGGGATGCGTTGCACCCCTTCTCCGGTGGCGGAGGCGACGAGGACCGCGCCGTCCGCGGGGTCGACGGCCACGGACTCGGGCCGGGAGAGGGTGGGGTACCGGTCGAGCTCTACGGGCTCGGGGCCCGCCACGTCGAAGCCGACGACCTCGTTGGTGGCGGTCAGCGTGACCCACGCGATGTCGGTCACCGGGTCCACCGCGACGGCCCAGGGTCCGCCCGGGACGGGGAAGCGCTGCAGGAGCATGAGGGGGCTCGTGCTGAACACCAGCAGCTCCCCGCGCACGGGTTCGGTGACCAGGACGCGACCGAACCGGTCGGTGGTCGCCCGGGCGGCGCCTTCCCCGGCCCGCAGCGCCTCGGCGAGGGCCTCGTCGGCGGTGTTCACCGCCGTCAGCGACGTCTGCCGTCGGTCCAGCGCCACCAGGTCGTCACCGGCGACCCGCACCGCGTCGGCGCTGGCCAGGCCGCCGATCTCGGCCGCGGTGCGTCCATCGGCCGCCACGACCCGGACGACACCGGTGGACAGGCCGACCGCCAGCTCGTCGTCAGGCAGGACCGCGACCGACAGGACGTCGGTGTCCATCGCGAGGAGGCTCGCGACGGCCGTCGTCGGGTCGACCCGCACGACACCGGCGGCGGTGGCCACGAGCAGCTCACCGTCGCCGGCGACCACTTCGTGGCCCCTGGCGGGCAGCGCCACCGACCGCGGGGGCACGGTGAGGTCGGTGGCATCGAGCAGCAGCACCCGGTCCGGCGCCGCCACCAGCAGTGCCAGGGTGCGGGAGCGGGGATCGAGCGCGGTGCTGATCACTGCTGACCCGATGTCGGTGGTGGTGCCGGCCGGTGCGACCGTCAGGGGCGACGACGGCGCTGCGCGTGGCTCGAGGACGTTGGTCGGGGTGCCTGAACCCGCGCAACCTGTGACGGTGACAGCGGTCAGGACGGCCGCGACGAGGGCGCGGTGGCTCCTCACGGGGCGGGAACCAGGTACCCGGGGACCGTGGTGCCGCACCCGTAGACGTTGCCGGCCACCGGTGGCAGGGAGCTGCGCACCAGGACCTCCATCGAGGTGAGGGTCTCGGTCCCCGGCGGTACGTAGACCTGTCGTCGTCCGGTCTCGGAGCCGTCGATCGAGCGGGAGCGGACGATGCAGACCACCGGTATAGAGGGGTCTGAGCGGGTGACGTCGAATCGCAGTGACAGCGTCGAGTCGTCCACCAGGTCGAACCCGGTCTCCTTGCCCGACGCCTTGTCGGTGCCGCCGAACCGGGTGTAGACCAGCAGGGCCAGTCCGGCGGCGACCCCGACGGCCAACACCCGCACGACGAGCTGGTGACCGCTCCGGGGGTGGACCGGATAGCGGGTGCTCGCGCTGGTCGTGCTCACCGCGACGTCGGCTCGGGCCCGTTGACCGCGTCGGGCTCGAGCGCGTTGGTGAGCTTCTCCGACACCGCGCCGGAGTGCTGCGCACTTCCGGTGTGGGCCATCGTCATGCCGGGGGCCCGCAGGCAGACCACCGTGGTGATCATGTTCACCGCACCGAGGATGGTGCCGAGGCCGGCGACGATGAGTCCGGTGATCCACAGGTCCGCACCGGCGCCCGGGGAGTGCACGGCGTCCGAGAGCGGGGTGTAGGCGAACCAGCCGAAGTCCGCTGCGCCACCCGGGGTGATGAACCCGGCGACGACGATGATGCCGCCGAACAGGTACAGCCAGTAGGAGAACGCGTTCAGCCGGGGGAACGCCACGTCCGGCGCCCCGATCTGCAGCGGCAGGATGTAGTTGGCGAAGCCGAAGACGATGGGCGTCGCGTACAGCAGCAGCATGATCGTGCCGTGCATGGTGAACAGCTGGTTGTACTGCTCGTTGGACAGGAACTGCAGACCCGGCACGGCCAGCTCGGCGCGCATGACCAGCGCCAGGAGCCCACCCACGAGGAAGAAGCCGAACGACGTCACCAGGTACATCAGCCCGATGGTCTTCGGATCCGTCGTGTGGACCATCTTCAGGACGAACGAGCCCTTCTTCGCCTCCCTGACCGGGTACGGCCGAGTGGCGACGGGCTGGGGCGCGACGGCCGTCATGGGCGGAGCTCCGATCAGGATGCAGCGGACGAACGGTGCAACCCGACTGTAGCAAGAACTACTACCAACGATAGTTGATGAGGCTCTGCGACGTCTAGATCAGTGCGCAGAAGCCGGACGTCACGAGGAAGACACCCATGCCCGACGCTGCAACCGGCACGAGGAACGTCGACGTCGCAGCGACCGCGCAGCGCAGACGTGACCTGCCCTCGTCGCTGCTGCGAACGCTGTCGAGGTGGACGAGGCGCTCCGCGAGGGCGGTCCCGGCGAGGGCGAGCGAACCCGCGGGGGTGTCGGAGGCGAAGGAGGCCACCCTGACGAGCGCAGATCGGACCGTCGCGGCATCCGTGGCGGTGACGGCGACACGGTCTGCTGCCATCTCGAGCAGCGACGCCACTGCAGCAGGCGCACGAGCGAACAGGGGCACCATCGGTAGTGCCCTCGCCAGTGCCGTCGTCACGATGAGGACGCGGTGGTGCCGGCCGCTGAGATGTGCCCGCTCGTGAGCCATGACGGCGTCGATCTCACGTGCACTGAGGTGCGTCTTCAGACCCTCCGTCGCGACGACGAATCCGGCTCGCCCGCCGATGCTGTAGGCGAGAGGAACGGGGTGCGGGAGCCAGACGGTGTCGACCAGGGCATCTCGCCGGCCCACGATGCGAACAGTGTCCGCGTGCTTCTCGGTGGCCCGCGCACGGCGGGCGACGTGATCGCGCACCGTGCGGGTCGACCGCGCCGAGACGACGACGAGGGCGACCGCACCGGTCATGGTGATGGTGTCATCGATCCACGGCGTGATGGCGTGGGTGAGCCGTGCCAGGCAGCTGAGCACGACCTCGGCGATGCCTTCTGCCGGGGCGTGCCGCGGCCACGCGGCCACGACGACAGCCGAACCGAGCAGGATCGTGAAGCTGGTCATGCTCGCCGCCCAGGTGGCGAGGAGGACCGTCGGTCGGACCGTGGCGACGCGTGGGTCGTGCAGGACGGAGGGCGCCACGACAGCCAGCAGCAGACTGCTCAGGGCCAACGTCACCGCGATCGTCACTGCCCGGAACCCTCGGCGAGCGCCTGCCGCAAGGCGATGGACTCACCCGGTGACACGGTCCGTGCGAAGTGCAGCAGGACCGCCTCGGTGTCACCCGCCCCGTCCAGGATCACCCGCAGGGCCCGCGCTGCGGCTTGGTCCCTCGTCTCGACCGCCCGGTACAGGAACGCGCGGCTGACCTTCTCCCGGGCCACCCATTCCTTGCGGTGCAGGTTGTCCAGCACGGTCAGGACGGTCGTGTAGGCGAGGGATCGCTCCTCGTTCAAGGAGTCCAGGACGTCCCGGACCGAACGAGGCTCCTGCGAGTCCCAGAGAACCTGCATGACCGCTGCTTCGAGCTCACCGAGACCTGTCACCGACTTCTCCGTCCCGTTCGCATCGGCCGGGTGGCCTGGTGCGCCCATCGTGCCTCATGCGACGCGGGACTCCTCGGAAGACGGTTCGTGAATCAGGAGATGGACACCCCGCGGTCGCCGAGCCAGGGCAACGGGTCCAGCGCGGCGCCGGAGGTGGTCTGCACGCCGTAGTGCAGATGGGGCCCGGTCGACACGCCGCGGTTCCCGACGGTCGCG contains these protein-coding regions:
- a CDS encoding ABC transporter permease, with amino-acid sequence MTTLVFTRRFLGDYVRNPVNLLLLVVVPTVFVVVAGGRLADSAKLLGGTGGPAVQTATAGWAAAFLAGIAMYFQTAATRDTDRRVVIAGLPAARLVLARLITGGCLALLAAATALLALALRTGIGDPVRAVGGTVMFAVVYVALGAVVGSVVPNPVNGTVVVLFVWIADVFFGPVMSAPDRIATRGLPGHYLTLWMVGEPSGHGGPLGDLGWAVTATVVAVGAAWALAAARTRTVHRSRRARPGSFLDQTAAATRAAWRDAGRNPALGVLLVVVPVVFILAAYAVTPDVPVTFILAEQGRSTFHTFAMPEVHGATMAPIAIASLAALVGLFTVLDSHDGDRRAALGGLRPTALLSARLGVLAFFALGATAVSLAATAVVFDAAGWPVYAAANLLIALTYGLVGALLAPIFGRVGGVFVAFLLPFLDIGIVQSPLLNPEPTTLSTLLPGYGGFRVLLAGALTRGFDQPVPLLIGLGWLTALTLAVTLTYRRATRPAGVPPVGSARTQDRPREAPQRGSDVGAATNDVRRSHAGTVGASRRPAPRTRPRPPRTSR
- a CDS encoding M56 family metallopeptidase encodes the protein MTIAVTLALSSLLLAVVAPSVLHDPRVATVRPTVLLATWAASMTSFTILLGSAVVVAAWPRHAPAEGIAEVVLSCLARLTHAITPWIDDTITMTGAVALVVVSARSTRTVRDHVARRARATEKHADTVRIVGRRDALVDTVWLPHPVPLAYSIGGRAGFVVATEGLKTHLSAREIDAVMAHERAHLSGRHHRVLIVTTALARALPMVPLFARAPAAVASLLEMAADRVAVTATDAATVRSALVRVASFASDTPAGSLALAGTALAERLVHLDSVRSSDEGRSRLRCAVAATSTFLVPVAASGMGVFLVTSGFCALI
- a CDS encoding BlaI/MecI/CopY family transcriptional regulator; translation: MGAPGHPADANGTEKSVTGLGELEAAVMQVLWDSQEPRSVRDVLDSLNEERSLAYTTVLTVLDNLHRKEWVAREKVSRAFLYRAVETRDQAAARALRVILDGAGDTEAVLLHFARTVSPGESIALRQALAEGSGQ
- a CDS encoding DUF4307 domain-containing protein; its protein translation is MSTTSASTRYPVHPRSGHQLVVRVLAVGVAAGLALLVYTRFGGTDKASGKETGFDLVDDSTLSLRFDVTRSDPSIPVVCIVRSRSIDGSETGRRQVYVPPGTETLTSMEVLVRSSLPPVAGNVYGCGTTVPGYLVPAP
- a CDS encoding YncE family protein, producing MRSHRALVAAVLTAVTVTGCAGSGTPTNVLEPRAAPSSPLTVAPAGTTTDIGSAVISTALDPRSRTLALLVAAPDRVLLLDATDLTVPPRSVALPARGHEVVAGDGELLVATAAGVVRVDPTTAVASLLAMDTDVLSVAVLPDDELAVGLSTGVVRVVAADGRTAAEIGGLASADAVRVAGDDLVALDRRQTSLTAVNTADEALAEALRAGEGAARATTDRFGRVLVTEPVRGELLVFSTSPLMLLQRFPVPGGPWAVAVDPVTDIAWVTLTATNEVVGFDVAGPEPVELDRYPTLSRPESVAVDPADGAVLVASATGEGVQRIPRP